AATTTTTAAGAAAGTTGGATGAAATGGGCTATGAGAAAGTATTGAAAATTGAATATCCGGGAGAATTCTCCCAACGAGGAGGTTTGGTTGAGGTTTTTCCTCTAAATTCAAATCAAGCTCTATTGTTTGAGTTTTTTGGTAATAAAATTGAGAATATTGAAAAATTAGAAGTAGTAATCGAAGATGAGAAAAAATCAAAAGAGATTTTGAAAAAAAAGCTAAAATCTCAAAAAATATTTTCTGATTTAAAAGGAATTAAACCCGGAGATTGTTTAGTTCATCTAGATCATGGTATTGGCATTTATGAACAACAGTCAACTGTCACGCTGTCTGTCAACGGAGAATCAGATAATAAGCAATATTATGTACTAAAATACGCTCAGGAAGATAGGTTATATGTTCCCTTGGGCCTAGAAAGAAAACTTTCACGTTATATTGGTTTTGGGAAACCGCAAATTGCTCGATTAGGTAGTTCACTCTGGCAGAAAACAAAAAGAAAGATAAAAGCAGAAACTGAGAAATTGGCTAAAGAGCTTTTAGACATTGCGGCCAGCAGAGAGATAACCACTCGCTCTCCTTACTTACCAGAAGACGAAATAGACCTTCAGTTAGCTTCTGATTTTCAGTACCTTGAGACTCCCGACCAAAATGAAGCGATCGAAGAAATAAAAAAAGATTTAGAAAATAATCGGCCAATGGATAGAATCTTGTGTGGCGATGTTGGTTTTGGTAAAACAGAAGTGGCAATAAGGGCAATGATAAAAGTGGTGAAATCCGGCTACCAGGCAGTAATGATCTGTCCAACCACTATTTTGGCTTATCAGCATTTCCATAATTTTAGAAAAAGATTAAAAAATCTTCCCGTAAAAATTAGATTGCTTTCTCGCCTTCAAACAAAAAAAGAACAAAAAAAAATTGTTGAAGAATTAAATGCCGGTAAAGTTGATTTTGTTGTTGGCACCCATCGATTATTATCAAAAGATGTTACCCCCCACCCCTCTCAAAAAGGTGGAGGGCTGGGGCTTTTAATTATTGATGATGAACACCGATTTGGGGTTAAACAAAAAGAAAAATTTAAAAAAATCAGGGCTAATCTTGATATATTATCACTTTCTGCAACTCCAATTCCCAGAACCCTTTATTTGGCTCTCTCATCCCTGAAAAAAATAAGTTTAATTACAACACCTCCTCCCGGCAGGCTCCCGATTAAAACTTTTATTGTCCATTTCAAGAAAAAAATAATCAAACAGGCTATTGAAAAGGAAATTTCCAGAGGAGGACAGGTCTATTTTCTTTTTAATCGAATTCAAGCAATTGAAAAAATGCGGGAATTTTTAGAGAAATTATTGCCTAAGGTTAAAATTGGAATCGCCCATGGAAAATTGGCAGAAAAAGAACTAATTAAAACAATACAAGATTTCCAACAAAAAAAGATCGATGTTTTAGTTACAACGACAATAATTGAAAATGGAATTGATCTACCCAATGTTAATACTTTAATTGTCGCAGACGGCACAAAACTCGGGCTAGCCCAAGCCTATCAAATAAGGGGAAGGGTTGGCAGGTCTCATATTCAGGCTTTTGCTTATTTTCTATACTCTAAAAGAATCTCCTCTTTGGCCAGAGAAAGGCTTCAGGCCCTAAAAGAAGCCGAAGCCTTGGGTTCTGGCTATCAAGTTGCTTTAAAAGATTTGGAAATCAGAGGAACGGGGAATATTTTGGGAAAAGAACAATCTGGCAATATAAATCAAGTAGGACTGAACCTCTATTGCCAAATGCTCTCTGAAGCTGTTGAGAAATTAAGAAAATAAAAAAGAGGCCATGTCTCTGGCCCCTCAATAATTGGCGCGGATTGCTAGAAGGATTGGCATTTGCTCTTTTGCAGTTTCTCTGGCTATTCGCTCGATTTCGCCTCTTTCAGACGGCGCTAAATCGTTTACTGATACGTCGAAAAACGAACGAAAAACTTCCTCAACAGTTTTTATCATCCTATCTTTTAGAACATCCTCATCAATTTCGCTTCCCTCTAGGTCATTTAACAATCTTTCTTTTTGTTTATCCAATAGGTAGGTCGCCTCTTGAATTATCTCCTCAAAACTCTTCATTTCCGCCTCCTTTTGGTTGTTTAAGTACAAGCCCTCCGTTTAAAAAATAATATACGGAGTCGAAAAAGTCAATCTTTTGACAAGCTTAGGATTAATGTTGAACTTATTAAAACATCGAATTTCTTAATTTTTAAAAATCGTGCTAAATTAAAAAATGGAAGAAATAAAAGAGATTAATATTAATAATAAAGATTATCCAGAACTTCTTAAAAAAATTAAGAATCCGCCAAAGGTTCTTTATGTTAAAGGAAATATTTTTCCAGATGAGCCCTGCTTTGCTATTGTTGGAACAAGAAGATTTTCTTCTTACGGAAAACAGGTAGCCCTGGGAATTGCCGGCGATTTAGCTGAGGCCGGTTTAATTATTGTTTCAGGATTAGCACCCGGCATTGACACTTTTGTCCATCAGGCAACAGTTGAACGGAGAACACAAACAATTGCTGTTTTAGGAACGGGCATTGATGAAAAAAGCATTTATCCTCAATCAAATCTGAGGTTGGCCCAAAAAATTATTGAAAAAGGTGGAGCTTTAATTTCTGAATACAGACCTGGTACTCGAGGGACTCAATTTACTTTTCCCCAAAGAAACAGAATTATTGCCGGACTCTCTTTGGGAGTTTTGGTGGTTGAGGCTAAAGAAAAGTCAGGGGCTTTAATTACTGCTCACTATGCTCTCGAGCAGGGCCGAAAAGTCTTTGCTATTCCTGGTTCAATTTATTCTTCTAATTCTCGAGGTTCCCACAATTTAATAAAGAAGGGAGCAAAATTAATTGAGAATGCTAACGATATTTTAAGAGAATTAAATTTACCCATTAAAAAGAAGGCTAAAACAACAACGGGAAAAACCAAAGAGGAAAATCTAGTTTTAGAAGCATTAAGAGAAGAGTCTTTATATGTTGACAAAGTTATCGAAAAAACAAAATTACAAGCATCTGTCGTTTCCAGCACTCTCTCGACATTGGAAATAAAAGGAAAAATAAGAAACTTGGGAGGAAGCATATATGCAATTAGTAATAGTTGAATCACCAATTAAATCTCGAACTATCCAGCAATTTTTAGGCCGAAATTACAAGGTCTTATCTTCTTATGGCCATGTTAGAGATCTGCCAAAAAGTAAACTTGGGATAGATATAGAAAACGATTTTAAGCCAAGCTACATAATCATTCCAAAAACCAGAAAAATAACTCAGTTATTAAAAAAAGAAGCTAAAAAAGCAACATCTGTAATTTTAGCTACTGACGAAGATAGAGAAGGAGAATCCATTGCTTGGCATCTTGTCCAGTTGCTTAATCTGAATGGTTTAAAGCCTTATCAAAGAATAGTTTTCCACGAAATTACAAAAAGAGCAATTGAGAAGGCTTTAAAAAATCCAAGAAAAATTGACATGAATTTAGTTAATGCCCAACAAGCCAGAAGAATTTTAGATCGCATTGTTGGCTATAAATTATCACCTTTTTTATGGGATAAAGTGGCTAGGGGGCTATCGGCAGGAAGAGTCCAGTCGGTAGCAGTAAGATTGATAGTTGAAAGAGAAAGAGAAATTCAGAAATTTACTCCCAAAGAATATTGGAGCATTGAGGCATTACTTAAAAAAAATAAAAATACAAAGGTAGAATTTAAGGCTTCGCTAATTAAGAAAAATGGAAAAACTATTCCAAAGCTTGCAATTGCAGCCAAAAAAGAAGCTGATAAAATTATCGAAGATCTAAAAGGGGCTGAATATAAGGTAATTGATATTGAAAAAAAAGAAGTAAAAAGAAATCCTCTTCCTCCATTTACAACAAGTACTTTGCAGCAAGAGATTTATCGAAAATTAAGATTCTCGGCAAGAAAAACCATGTTTATTGCCCAGCGGCTTTATGAAAAAGGGCATATTACCTATCACCGAACCGATTCTCTTAACCTTTCTGAACAATCTTTATTGGCGGTTAAAAAATTCATTATCGGAAATTACGGTAAAAAATATTGGGCAGGTTTTCTGAAAAAGTATAAGGCTAAAGGTAAGACTCAAGAAGCCCATGAGGCCATTAGGCCAACTTATCCTGAAAATACTCCAGAAAAACTGAAAATAGAGGCAAAACCCGACGCCGGAGCGAAGCCCAGCACCAGAGCCGAGCACGGTGCCGGACCAGCCCCGAACCGAAACAAAGTTTCTGGTGCGGGGTTAGACGACGACCAGTTCAAACTTTATGATTTAATCTGGCGAAGATTTATTGCTTGCCAGATGAATCAAGCCATTTTCGACTCGACTACTATTGATATTTCAGCTAAAACATATCTCTTTCGGGCCACTGGCCAAATTTTAAAATTCGAAGGTTTTTTAAAAATATATCCCATTAAATTTGAAGAAAACGAACTACCATTATTGAAAAAAAATGAAGCCTTAAAGCTTATAAATCTCATATCTTCTCAGCATTTCACTCAGGCTCCCCCCAGATATACCGAAGCAACTTTAATTAAGACCCTGGAAGAAAAAGGGATTGGCCGGCCTTCAACCTATGCCCCGACATTAGCTACAATCCAAGGAAGAAATTACATTGAAAAAGATGCAAATAGACGGTTTCAACCAACCAGAATTGGTTTTATAGTAAACGATCTTCTGGTTAAAAATTTTCCGAAGATTGTTAGTATTGATTTCACGGCCACGATGGAGGACGATTTAGATAAAATTGCTCAGGCAAAAGTAGGGTGGGTCACAATTATAAAAGAATTTTATACTCCTTTTAATGAAAACTTAGAAAAAAAGCGTCAAAAAGTTTCAAAAAAAGAATCAATTGCAGAACTAACTAACGAAATTTGCCCAGATTGTGGAGCCAATTTATTAATTAGGATAAGCAGATTTGGAGAGTTTTATACTTGCTCCAATTTTCCAAAGTGTCGATACAAAAAAGATATCCCTAAATCTTTAGATATTAAATGTCCAAAATGTAAGAAAGGAGAAATGGTTGAAAGAAGGACAAAAAATAAGAAGATTTTCTATGGGTGCTCTCTCTGGCCGGACTGTGATTTTGCCTCTTGGGAAAAACCGATTGGAAAAAATTGTCCAAAGTGTGAATCAATCCTAGTTATCACTAAATGGAAAAAGATAAGGTGTTTTAATAAAGACTGTAAACCCCGTTAGAAAGGGCGAGGCTTTAGACTCCGTTAGAGGTAAATCTCTAACGGAGTAAATAACATGCTGAATATCTTGAAACAAATTAAACAAAAAAGCGATGACCCGGTTTTGATTGAAAAGGCTTTTAATTTTGCAAGAAATGCCCACCAGGGACAAAAAAGATTTTCTGGTGATGATTATATTATTCATCCTTTAAAGGTGGCTTTAATTTTAGCCGGTAGAAACCTTGATTCCAAAACTATTGCTGCAGCTTTATTGCATGATGTACCCGACGATACCTCGGCGTCTTTGGATGAAATCGAAAAAGAATTTGGCAAAGAAGTTGCTTTTCTGGTTGACGGAGTAAGTAAATTAAGCAGGCTTCGTTATCCTAAAGTGTATAATCTTCCCCCTATCTCTATCTTTTCTGTTAGTCCTCAAGTAGAGAACCTAAGAAAAATGTTTTTTGCTATGGCTGAAGATTTAAGGGTGATTTTGATAAAACTGGCTGATCGTCTTCATAATATGGAAACATTAAAATATATGCCTAAAGAAAAACAGAAAAGATTTGCCTTAGAAACTTTAGAAATTTTCGCTCCAATAGCTGACAGATTAGGAATGGGCGAAATAAAAGTCCAGCTTGCAGACCTGGCTTTTCCTTATCTTTATCGTAAAGAGTACGAATGGTTAATAAAAAATGTAAAAGAAAAATATGAAAAAAGAGAGGGTTATTTGAAAAAAGTAGAGCCAATTATTAAAAAAATCTTAGAGAAAGAGGGAATAACTCCTTTAAATATCCACTCTCGAGTTAAATCATACTGGAGTCTTTATCAGAAGCTTTTAAAGCATGGCATGGATTTTGAAAGAATTTATGATCTAGTAGCTTTAAGAATTATTGTAAAAGATTTAGATTCTTGTTATAAGACCTTGGGAATTATACATAAACATTTCAAACCGCTTATAGGCAGAATTCAGGACTTTATTGCTCTTCCCAAGCCAAATGGCTATCAAAGCCTTCATACTACTTGCTTCTGTTTGGAGGGAAAACTAACTGAGCTTCAGATTAGAACTCCAAAAATGCATAATCGGGCCGAAAATGGAATTTGTGCTCATTGGGCTTATAAAGAAAAAGTAGATCTAAAGGCTCAACAAAATAAATATATTTGGATTCAACAATTAAAAGACTGGCAACAAAAAATTCACAGAACAAAAGAGTTTTTTGAAAGATTGAAAATTGATTTTTTTAAAAGTAGAATTTTTGTCTTCACGCCCAAGGGAGATGTGATCAATCTTCCCGAAGGAGCTTGCGCTATCGATTTTGCCTACCATATTCATACTGAAATCGGAAACCATTGTGCCGGAGCGAAAGTCAACGGAAAGATAACTCAAGTATCAGCTCCGTTGAAAAATGGAGATGTGGTGGAAATTCTGGTTGATAAAAATAAAAAACCAAGCCGAAATTGGTTAAGATTCGTTAAAACCAATTTAGCCTACTCTCATATCAAAAAAGAGTTTAAAAATGGCTTCTTGGAATCTATTAGAGAGAGGTTTTTACCAAAAAGAATAACAAGACAAATATTTAAAAAGCCAAAGTTATTCGTTAAGCCCGGAATAAAAAAACCCCCTCAAATTATCTTAATCGGCGGGGAAACCGGTATTTCTTTTGCTCTCGCCAAATGTTGTGATCCTCGATCAGGAGATAACATCAAGGCTATCATTGCAAAAACTAAAAATGCCTCTGTTCACAAAATTTCCTGTAAAAACTTAAAGAAGGCTCAATTACAACATCCTCAAAAAATTATTGAAGCTTCTTGGAAAAGACCCTAGGTTGATAAAAACCGGAATCTTTGTTAAATTAAAATTGGACCTTGGCCAGGTTGGCTGAGTTCTCCATAGTTTATCGCAAGAAATAAGCAAAAGTATATTCTTTCTGTACTGGTGATTTTAACCCAACTAACTCTAACTGGCCGCGGTGGCGGAATTGGTTTACGCGTACGACTCAAAATCGTATGACCGAAAGGTCGTGTGGGTTCGAGTCCCACCCGCGGCACTGATTTTAAAAATGAAGTCCTCGAGAAAAATAGAAAAAATCCGAAAGAAAGCTGAAGAAAAGATGATTACTTTAATCTTGGTCGGATTTGAATTGGTAGCGGCTCTGGCCTGGAATGATGCCATTAGACCCCGTTCAATGTTCTCTTCCTAAAAGGAAGAGGAGTGGCCGGAAAGTTTATGTATGCCGTGCTCATTACGGTGATTGCGGTTATTATTTCTTTACAATTAAAGAAAATTTCCGAAAAGAAAGAATAATCAAAAGAGCTGAGAGGATACCAACGATTGCCCCAGCCAAAATATCTGATGACCAATGAACTCCGGTGAAAATCCGAGGAATAGTAATTAAAAAGCTGGCCATAAAGAACAGAAGGCCGGCCTTTTTGTTATAAAAATAGATAATTGTAGCAATGGCAAAAAAGAAGGCAGCATGGCCCGAAGGAAAGGCGGATTGATTCAGACGGTCTAAAAGTAAATTAATATGATTGTCAACAAATGGTCTTGGTCTTTCCCAAAACAAACGAATAGTATCTACAATAATGAACCTTGCCAAAATCGCGGATAAAAAGGACAAGGTTACCATCTGACGATATTTTTTAAAATTTTTAACTAAAAATAAAAGTAATAAAAAAACTAAAATATAACCAAAGTATTTGGCGAAAAAAATAGTCAAAACGTCCAACCAAAACCATCGTAAAGCAAATTGATTAATTTGTTGAAAAATAAATAAATCCAAATTGTGTTGCGAGAATTTAAATTTTTAAATCTTCGCTAGCAGGACAATTCAATTCTAACAAATTGGAAGATAAAAAGAAAAGATATCCCATTACCATTTTTATGTTTATGTAGTCAAAAGTAAAAAGGATAATACTACGGTTCACATATATGTGAACCGTAGATGCAAGCTGCAGGGTTCTGACTTCTGCAGTTTAGTTATTTGAAGATTCTTATCTTTCTCTTTTACCGACCTAAAATATCGTTAATCTTAGCTCGGGTAGTTGAACCAACAAAACCAGTACCTTCCGTTAATCCCCAAGGAGCTAAGATATCTTCAGCATATTTTTCCTGAAAGCGAATTACTGCCTTCTTAGTTAAAGGACCAAACCAACCAGACACTATGCCTTCAGGATAAATCTCAGGACCTTGGGCTTTTAAGAAGATCTGTAAGTATCTGACGTCATCATTTGTCTGGTCATATTTAAGATTAATGGTGAATCTGTAATTAGTTGGGATTTCTTCAGTGACCTCCTTTTCCAAAAGTTGTTGAAGCTGAACTTTTAATTGGTTAATCTTTTCTGAAATTTCAGCAATCTTTTGTTTAAGTTCCTCAACGGTCATCTCAACAATTGGTTTTTCTTTTATCTCTCCCATTAGGGCAAACAAAGTAAAGTGGATGGTCTGGGCAGTGACAGTGTTAGTTAATGTGTTAACTTCGCTTTTCAATGGTTTCCAGCTTTTAGTAGTTTTATCCCACCAGTAAATCTTGAGAGTCTTTTCATCAACCCCGACTTCTTTTACTTTTGCATCTGTATAGGTAAAAGTAATCGCCACTACTCCCTCAAATTTTTCTAATTCTTCTCCTCCAGAAAGAGCTGTAAAATCAGCTACTAAGTCACCAACTATTTTAGTATTTTTAGGTAAGGGATTGGTTTTAATTGCCTCAACTTTATCTTTTGGCTCAATTTTAACTACCACTGTTCCCTTAATGCTGTAGGAAGGAAAAACTACTTTAGCTAACTCTCCAGATTCAAAGGTTTTTCTAACCTCTCCTCCTAAATTTTGATAAACATTACCTTGACCGGTAGTGCTGACTGGTGGAGAAATAACTCCACCACCACCAGTAACAACAACTGTTTTTCTCCAGCTTGTATTAATATTGCAATTAGCACAACTAAAACTAATCCAGCCCACATTTTCTCCCCAGGCATAACCTGAAAAATCACCGGTTGAACCATCAATAATTACCTGAGAACCAGTGGGATTGAAATTTATCCAACCAACATTCTCGCCCCAGGCATATCCTGAAAGATTACCCTGACCGTCATTGGTTACCCCGCCATAAGTAGGGTTGAGATTAATCCAACCAACATTTTCTCCCCAGGCATAGCCAGCAACTGCGCTATTTGTTACCGTTACCCCCTCGCCCTGGCTGGGATTAAAGTTGATCCAGCCCGCGTTTTCTCCCCAAGCGTAACCCGTGGTGTTTCCGGCAGCCCAAACTGGAAAGGCGAAGAAAAATCCTACCCATAAAATGACGGCAAGGAGAGTATATTTTGTATTTTGGAACATATAACCTGGAATTTATAACTTATAACTTTCTTAGAATGCCCAATACCATCTGCTCCAACGTCTTCAGTTAATTCCATTGCTCTTCCATAGTTCTTTTTAGATACATAATTTTCGACCAAAGAAAAATGTAATAGATATTTGGCTTTCTTAAGTGATCCGTACGAGGTTTCTAAAAAATTCTTGTAGACATTATCCATTTTTCTGGCATAACCTTCAATGTAGTCTAAGACTATCGAAAGAGCAGCTCTTCGTAACTAAGAAGTTACTCCGTATAATTCATCTCTGGGAAAATCTTTAGTAATTTTATAAACCAAATGAGCAAACTCATCCATTTTAAATTACAAATGACTATGAAATTGGATCATAAATTCACGGGTTACAGGTTAAGATACAAATTACAAGATTCTACCCGCGGACGCAACGGACATACAAAAGAAAAGTATCCTTATCGTAGCCGTCCACGCCGCCGGTGCCGAAGAACACGACCCAGGCGCCGGCAGGGTTACCGACGAAGGTAGAACCCGACCAATAGTAGCTAGACTGAGTAGCGGGGAAATAAGTGGTGTTAATAGCTGGGCTAACATTTTGGTAATTAACAATGCTTTGCAGTTCTTTTATATTGGGCAATCTCCAGTCAGTCTGGCCGGCAAAATTAAGTCCTTCGCAGTACGAAGGAGCAGCTGCCCAATAATTAGTTTCAATCGTACCGGTGGTGCAAGTTGAGCCGGAAAGGCCTTTTGAACATTTCTGCCACATTAAATTAGTGTTGTTATCGGTGATGGTCTCGTCTCCGTTGTCAGTAAATGACGGATCGAGGGTCCCGGAGTTTGCAGCAGTGTATTCAGCATCCTGCCCCGCTGGAGCATCACCGCAGGTTATTGAGCCTCCCGTTGTGTTCCAACAGCCGGTTTGACCAGTATCGGGAAGAAGCCTTTTAAAGGTTCCGGCCACCCCAAATATGGAAATTCCGCTTTTAATGTTGCCTGCAGTCAGATCAGCATCTCCTTCAGCATAACCAGTGCCATTGTGATAACCTTGGGTAATGGTCAGGTTAGTAGTCGAGGGAGTAATAGTCTGCTGACCGACATTAGTCATTGTGCCGGTTAAAAGAGCGCCGGCTTTTGTCCAGGCCTCAAGTCCTGAGAGGATGTTGCCAACCACAGCGTCACCAGCCCCAGTATCCCCGGGTAGAGCATAAGTGGCCGAAGGATAATCGCCGGTTAGTCCTACGCCAAAAAGAGTGTCTTTTTTTACCGTGCCAACAGTAAGATTGGCCGCGTTGTAAGTTCCGGCTCCGGCAGCCGTAGTTAAAACCGTGCTCTGGATTGTATCGCCGTAAGGATAACCGGCTGTAACGGTTCCGGCGATTCCAAAAATGGTTTTCCCGCTCAAAATATTGCCTGCTATCAAATCAATATCCACCGCGTCCAATGTTGTCGCGCTGTAATAGCCGGCGCTTACAGAGGTAGTGGCGGCTGATAAAGTTTGAGTCGGCATTGTGCCGGTGATAAGCGCGCCTGCCTTGCTCCAAGCTTCCAAACCGCTTAAAATATCTGCGGCAGTACTGTCAGCAGCCGCGGTATCCCCGGGCAGAGTATAAGTGGCCGAAGGATAATCGCCAATCACGCTGAAAAGATCTACCCCGCTTTTTATCTTGCCCACAGTCAAATCAGCATCTCCTTCAGCATATCCTGTCCCATCGTGATAACCTAAGGTAATGGTCTGATTGGTTGTAGTGGGAGTAATAATCTGTTGTCCTACATTAGTCATTGTGCCAGCTACTCCCAAATAAGAAGTGCCAGAAAGCACTTTAGCAGCATCAATGGTGGGGATAGCTTCGTAAATCTGGGTGAGAGTATACATTGAGGAAGCTGGTGAGACTGAAGGAGAAAATGAATGATCGCCTTCAGTGGAAGTAGCGTTGGTAGTTAAACGGGTATAGATATTTGAAAGGGTATACATAGTGGCTGCCGGCGAAGCCGAGGGTTCAAGATTGCCGGCTTTGACGATAACGAAGACAATGGCTACAGAAATGATGATGGTGACAAAACTTAGGAAAATTGTCCTGAATCTGTTCATAGTTTTACGCAAAAATACAAAGTATTTCTTTTGCACTGAAAAGCAGATATTTTGTATTTAAGCGGTTAGTTTTATTATGTTTTATTTCTCTTAAAGAGAGATTGTGTGTTGCATTTTGCATAGTTTCTTATATTATTGTTCTTATTCTAATAATATCATAGCACAGAGAAAAAAAGGAAGTTCAATCCTCATTCTACTTGCTCCTAAGATTTAATACTCCTATTTGTTAAGGTTTACTAAATTTTTAATTACAAAGGCTACTGTAAGCGGACCAACCCCTCCTGGCACTGGAGTGATATAACTTGTTTTTTTGGAAACACTTTTAAAATCTACATCTCCTACTAACTTTCCCTCCAGATAACTTGAGCCACAATCAATAACTATTACTCCCCTCTTTGTCATCTTGGCAGTGATGAGATTTGATTTCCCAACGCCGGAAATTAAAATGTCAGCTTTTTTGGTAAACGAAGAAATATTTGGGGTAAATTTATTAATAACTGTCAAGGTTCCCCCCTTTTTTAAAATCCATAGGGTTAAGGGTAAGCCGGTCAATTTCCCTGAGCCAATTAGAACCACATTCTTTCTTTTAATTCTTAAATTATAAATTGTAAAAAGATAAGAAATTGCCTTAACGACGGGAGGTAAAATTTTTGAAGTTCCTTGATAAAATCTTCCCAAACTCTCAGTTGATAAAACATCAACATCTTTGCGTGAAGGAATTAGATTTAAAACTTTATTTGTATCTATATTTTTCGGTAAGGGGAGTTGAATTATTACTCCCGAATTTTTTGAGTTCTTACTAATTCTTCTAACCTCTTTTTGAAGTCTATTTTGGCTGATTTTTTTTGGGAAATTATATAACCTAAAATTAACTCCAGTATTTTCACAAAACTTTTTCTTTTGGCTGATGAAAATTTTAGAAACAGGTTCTTCTCCCACTAAAACTACGGCTAATCTTAACCTCAGATTAGATTTTTTAATCTCTTTTCTAAGAACATCGGAGATTTTTCCTGCTAATTTTTTGCCATCTAATATTTTGGTCATTATAGTAGAGGAAATTTCTTACACAATTTTTTTATTTCTCTTTTCACCCGCCTAAGTTTTGCTTCGCAAAATTTTGGCGGGTTAATTTTTGAACTTTCAATAACTTCGTTAATCCAATAAGCTATCTTTCGCATCTCCTTTTCCTTCATCCCTCGGCTGGTAAGAGATGGCGTTCCAATTCTTAATCCCGAAGGGTCAAAAGGCTTTCTCTGGTCGTAGGGAATTCCATTTTTATTGGTTACTATCCCAACCTTTTCTAATAAATTCTGGGCTTCTTTGCCCGAAAGTCCTTTATTGGTTAAATTAATTAGAATCAAGTGGTTATCGGTTCCTCCGGAGATTAAATCGAAATTGTATTTCTTGAGTTCTTCAGCCAAGACTTTAGCGTTTTTCACTATTTGTTGAATATATTTCTTAAATTGCGGTTTTTGGGCTTCTTTTAGCGCAACACCAAGAGCGCAAATTGTGTGATTATGTGGTCCTCCTTGAATTCCGGGGAAAACTTTCGGAAAAATCTTTTTCCGTAATGCTTCCCTGCAGATAATTATTGCTCCTCGCGGCCCCCTTAGAGTTTTATGTGTGGTTAAAGTCACAACATCTGCAAAAGGAAAAGGGCTGGGATGTACAGAGCCTGCAATTAAACCTGAAATATGGGCGATATCAGCCATTAAGTAAGCTGTAATCTTATGGGCAATCTGGGCGAATTTTTTAAAATTTACTTTTCTTGGATAAGCGCT
The genomic region above belongs to Candidatus Nealsonbacteria bacterium and contains:
- a CDS encoding serine hydroxymethyltransferase gives rise to the protein MDIKIIRKKDPKIAALIDKERKRHEETLNLIASENYASTAVREALSSLFIAKYSEGRPYKRYYGGTRIIDELETLVEERVKKVFKISPKKWAVNVQPYSGSLANYAVLRGLLNPGDKIMSLALSHGGHLSQGAKVSLSGQDFKVVNYFVNKKGFLDYREIEKLAKKERPKLIITGYSAYPRKVNFKKFAQIAHKITAYLMADIAHISGLIAGSVHPSPFPFADVVTLTTHKTLRGPRGAIIICREALRKKIFPKVFPGIQGGPHNHTICALGVALKEAQKPQFKKYIQQIVKNAKVLAEELKKYNFDLISGGTDNHLILINLTNKGLSGKEAQNLLEKVGIVTNKNGIPYDQRKPFDPSGLRIGTPSLTSRGMKEKEMRKIAYWINEVIESSKINPPKFCEAKLRRVKREIKKLCKKFPLL
- a CDS encoding peptidoglycan-binding protein, whose protein sequence is MFQNTKYTLLAVILWVGFFFAFPVWAAGNTTGYAWGENAGWINFNPSQGEGVTVTNSAVAGYAWGENVGWINLNPTYGGVTNDGQGNLSGYAWGENVGWINFNPTGSQVIIDGSTGDFSGYAWGENVGWISFSCANCNINTSWRKTVVVTGGGGVISPPVSTTGQGNVYQNLGGEVRKTFESGELAKVVFPSYSIKGTVVVKIEPKDKVEAIKTNPLPKNTKIVGDLVADFTALSGGEELEKFEGVVAITFTYTDAKVKEVGVDEKTLKIYWWDKTTKSWKPLKSEVNTLTNTVTAQTIHFTLFALMGEIKEKPIVEMTVEELKQKIAEISEKINQLKVQLQQLLEKEVTEEIPTNYRFTINLKYDQTNDDVRYLQIFLKAQGPEIYPEGIVSGWFGPLTKKAVIRFQEKYAEDILAPWGLTEGTGFVGSTTRAKINDILGR
- a CDS encoding bifunctional 5,10-methylenetetrahydrofolate dehydrogenase/5,10-methenyltetrahydrofolate cyclohydrolase — encoded protein: MTKILDGKKLAGKISDVLRKEIKKSNLRLRLAVVLVGEEPVSKIFISQKKKFCENTGVNFRLYNFPKKISQNRLQKEVRRISKNSKNSGVIIQLPLPKNIDTNKVLNLIPSRKDVDVLSTESLGRFYQGTSKILPPVVKAISYLFTIYNLRIKRKNVVLIGSGKLTGLPLTLWILKKGGTLTVINKFTPNISSFTKKADILISGVGKSNLITAKMTKRGVIVIDCGSSYLEGKLVGDVDFKSVSKKTSYITPVPGGVGPLTVAFVIKNLVNLNK
- a CDS encoding DUF1566 domain-containing protein, which codes for MNRFRTIFLSFVTIIISVAIVFVIVKAGNLEPSASPAATMYTLSNIYTRLTTNATSTEGDHSFSPSVSPASSMYTLTQIYEAIPTIDAAKVLSGTSYLGVAGTMTNVGQQIITPTTTNQTITLGYHDGTGYAEGDADLTVGKIKSGVDLFSVIGDYPSATYTLPGDTAAADSTAADILSGLEAWSKAGALITGTMPTQTLSAATTSVSAGYYSATTLDAVDIDLIAGNILSGKTIFGIAGTVTAGYPYGDTIQSTVLTTAAGAGTYNAANLTVGTVKKDTLFGVGLTGDYPSATYALPGDTGAGDAVVGNILSGLEAWTKAGALLTGTMTNVGQQTITPSTTNLTITQGYHNGTGYAEGDADLTAGNIKSGISIFGVAGTFKRLLPDTGQTGCWNTTGGSITCGDAPAGQDAEYTAANSGTLDPSFTDNGDETITDNNTNLMWQKCSKGLSGSTCTTGTIETNYWAAAPSYCEGLNFAGQTDWRLPNIKELQSIVNYQNVSPAINTTYFPATQSSYYWSGSTFVGNPAGAWVVFFGTGGVDGYDKDTFLLYVRCVRG